A window from Candidatus Omnitrophota bacterium encodes these proteins:
- the pyrR gene encoding bifunctional pyr operon transcriptional regulator/uracil phosphoribosyltransferase PyrR, with the protein MNPWQTSQGYFFGLTMKEKAKILDQEGVSRAITRIAHEIIEKNKGTAGLSLIGIRNRGVYIAQRIAECIKKIEGKEIETGALDITLYRDDLALASGQPRVRRTEIDFDINEKNLVLVDDVLYTGRTIRAALDALIDFGRPKSIQLAVLVDRGHRELPIRADFVGKNIPTSNKESVEVRLQETDGSDEVLIAEKE; encoded by the coding sequence ATGAACCCTTGGCAAACAAGCCAGGGGTATTTTTTTGGGTTGACTATGAAAGAAAAAGCTAAAATACTGGATCAGGAAGGGGTTAGCCGGGCGATTACGCGCATTGCCCATGAAATTATCGAAAAAAACAAGGGCACTGCGGGGCTATCTCTAATCGGCATTAGGAACCGGGGGGTTTATATCGCCCAGCGTATTGCCGAATGTATCAAAAAGATCGAGGGAAAGGAGATTGAAACCGGCGCTTTGGATATTACGCTTTACCGCGATGATTTGGCTTTGGCTTCCGGCCAGCCGCGGGTGCGCAGAACCGAAATAGATTTTGATATTAACGAAAAAAATTTAGTACTGGTTGATGATGTGCTTTACACCGGCCGCACAATCCGGGCGGCTTTGGACGCATTGATTGATTTTGGCCGCCCAAAATCAATCCAGCTGGCAGTTTTGGTTGACCGCGGGCATCGCGAGTTGCCCATCCGGGCGGATTTTGTGGGTAAAAATATCCCTACTTCCAATAAAGAATCCGTGGAAGTACGCCTCCAAGAAACTGATGGCAGCGACGAAGTTTTAATTGCGGAGAAAGAATAA
- a CDS encoding aspartate carbamoyltransferase catalytic subunit yields the protein MSWTKKDLLGLEYLTPEEIELILETAESFKEVSTREIKKVPALRGKTAVNLFYEPSTRTRVSFEVAAKRLSADVINIATETSSVRKGETLIDTGKNIQALKADIIIMRHNYSGAANMLARALDISVVNAGDGWHEHPTQALLDIFTLKEKLGKIKGLNVAIVGDIAHSRVARSNIWGLTKLGANVTLCAPEMLLPVGIELTGAKTSSNLDEVLKKADAVNVLRMQFERDEDAAFPEQLDYFKKFGITEERLAKAKKDIVVMHPGPINRGIEMSSEVADGKNSVILEQVTNGIAVRMAVLFLVSQAKEKMCNV from the coding sequence ATGAGTTGGACCAAGAAGGACCTTTTGGGCCTGGAATATTTAACGCCGGAGGAGATCGAACTTATTTTAGAGACCGCCGAATCTTTTAAGGAAGTTTCCACGCGGGAGATCAAAAAAGTTCCCGCTCTTCGCGGTAAAACCGCGGTAAATCTTTTTTATGAACCATCCACGCGCACCCGGGTATCTTTTGAGGTCGCCGCTAAAAGGCTTTCTGCCGACGTGATCAATATCGCCACAGAAACTTCCAGCGTGCGCAAAGGCGAAACTTTAATTGATACAGGCAAAAACATCCAGGCGCTAAAAGCCGACATAATTATTATGCGGCATAATTATTCCGGCGCGGCCAATATGCTCGCCCGGGCTTTGGATATCAGCGTGGTTAATGCCGGAGATGGTTGGCATGAGCATCCTACCCAGGCGCTGCTGGATATTTTTACCTTAAAAGAAAAATTGGGAAAAATAAAAGGTTTAAATGTTGCCATTGTCGGCGACATCGCCCATTCCCGGGTTGCCCGTTCAAATATCTGGGGGCTGACTAAATTAGGGGCTAATGTTACGCTTTGCGCGCCGGAGATGTTGCTTCCCGTGGGAATTGAGCTAACCGGAGCAAAAACCTCCAGTAATCTCGATGAAGTTCTAAAAAAAGCCGACGCGGTGAATGTCTTAAGAATGCAGTTTGAGCGCGATGAAGACGCGGCATTTCCCGAGCAGTTGGATTATTTTAAAAAGTTTGGGATTACCGAAGAAAGATTGGCTAAAGCCAAGAAAGATATTGTGGTGATGCATCCGGGCCCGATTAACCGCGGGATTGAGATGTCCAGCGAAGTGGCCGATGGGAAAAATTCCGTGATCTTGGAGCAGGTAACTAACGGTATTGCCGTAAGAATGGCGGTTTTATTTTTAGTCAGCCAGGCGAAAGAAAAAATGTGTAATGTGTAA